TCACCAAAGAAGTAAGAAACACTTGTTCACTCTTACTGTATTATCTTGTCTGCACAGTGGGTTTGAATCCCTGAGATTAAACAGAGCAGTAACTACAACATATAAATTTTGGGTCATCATTAATTTTCACATAAAGGATGTATGCTGCTGTTTACATACACAGAGGTCACTCTGGATCTGGTGACCTCCAGTGTCCCTGGCTAAACAGATGGTATCCTTCCTTTGGCTTGATGCTCCATTTCCTGTCTAATTGGTTTAGTCAGAACAggattagcatgttaacatttggcCACCAGGGGGCACCCATAGTCCTCcataaaaagcaacacaaacatgCCCAGAGTGTTTTTGTCTTGGTTGATGATGGCTGTTACATTCTCCTTATTATGATGTATCACTGATATTTTCTCTGTAAAGAAGACTGTGGTACTGCAGTGTAAAATGCAGTTGACAGTTCCAGAAATAACAGTTAGTTTTATGTAGAtgcttaaaacaaaataaagaaatgactcATTGTACTCACTACTGTAATAATACACTGCACTTATGTCATGATTATAGATTTGGCCTCACCTGAGTATGAACAGCTTATTAGTCAAATAATCAAATGGTGTCATCACTCAGATCATTAACAATGGCAACCAGGTGAAGATGGAAAAAAACCCTCCACAATCCAATTAACCAATCACATTGTGTTTAAAATTATTGAAATTGGTTACCTAAACATAcaatttgatatatatatatatgatttgtGATAATTGTCtgagttttttcctctttcagatGCATGATTTCCATTTTGTCACCAAAAGAATGTAGATAGTTGCTGAAAAACAATTACAGGaatcttttaaatatattttcaaaccAAACCTTCAGGTTTTGCTTTGCAGGAAGCAGGAAGTAacaaattgtaacattttgattttttataCAGTTGTATCAAGGGCATCAGTGATTTTAGGAAATATCATTATattgtgcaaatgttttacagaatatactGCATATTGACCTAACTCACACTAGTGagtgtattatttatttcattactcATCATGAACTGTGCTGACTGTCCTCCAGAACACCATAGAAGAATGGCAGACTGTCTTCTACATCGCTGCTGCCATCAACTTGTTTGGGGCGACAGTTTACACTATATTTGGCCGAGGAATGGTGCAGCCCTGGGCTGTCCGCACATCCTACTCTCACGGAGACTGAGACCGAGGAAGAGTACCAGACTCATCCATTTGATAAGTCTGAATCATCAAATGGAAAAGTTTCAATCAATGGGTAATTTCAGCTAGAGATGTGTTCCAGATGTGTTGATGATGCTCAAAGCACGGCTAACTAACAGTGAGTAACAGCCATAATACCCTTGAGGATGTTCTTTACTGTGACTGTGGGTACTTAAGAGTCTGTTGACAGATGAGCCTCCAGTCACAGTAATGAACAAACCAGATTGCAGTTTATTGAAGCAGAGGCAGAAATGCTTTGAAGGCAATTGAGCAGAGCCAAACAACCACAATATGCATCTCCAAGAGGTGTCAGAGGAAGCTGTTAGCTGCTAGCGAGCTTGTTGACTGTTACGCATCATGAATACCATTGTAAATAAGCTATAACAAATAATCCCATTTAGTTCCTTTTTTAGTGTTCCAGTTTGCCAGTTGGCAAACTTGCTCGGCTCAACTGTCATTTCTGCCTCCAGAGCACTTCTgctttaaaagattttttttttttaacccacaGTAAACACTTGAGTTTTACTGCCACAGTAAAAGTCTACACTCTTAAGActgatgttttttgtgtatgttaAGTTTGGGATGACACAAAATTTCTAATTGCAATTTCTAACTAAGTGCCAGTAAGTGTTGGTTTTAAGTgccccacccccccaaaaaagccATCCCGAACCAGACGCACAAAGTTAACGTCTTTTTTTGAGAGAACATTGTGACAACACAACTTGTTTAGGAAACATCTTACAGTGAAGCCTTCTTAAAATTATTTTAGAGATTTGTCCCTCATGTGATTGCAAACGgatcatttctttgtatttacttgTCGTATGGTGCAGTGAAgggattttttaaatgtttttatttgaacaatATGTATTGTCTTTAAAGGTTATGTCCACCAGGCACATCTTTTATTTTAGGTGGCAGTCTTTAACTGATCCATGTGGAAAGCATGGGTAACAATGACATGCTAGCAGTATGTAACACTAAGAAGATGTTAAGCTATTGTTACACCTTTCTaacaaagggaaagaaaaaaaaagtacagtaaagATGTTCCTGGTGGACACACACCATTACTTTGTTCACAAGATTTGCACTCTCTGTGTCAATTCTCAGGTATCTTATGTGACAAAAGGATTGAAAAGgatatttgtttactttttacaGATGTATTGATCTACCACATTGAGGTATGTGTCCtcaatttttaaatgtaaactaaagtttaattttaaaatgaattcagaTGGTGGTAAACCGGATATGTGATAGTCACTAGGgtattatactgtatgcatCCTGTCCCTTTAGACATTATGACTATAGAGAGGTAAATCAAAAATAAGCCACAAGGGAAACGTTTTGTCTGAGGTGTAATTTCTGTCAACAAGTAGCACCATTATCTCACTTTATGATGCATTGCACTTGTGCCTTATTACATTAACTTAACGGGGTCAAACCATTCAGGACTGTAGACTCATATCATTTGTTTCTTTAAGTAACCTTTAAGttactttttcttatttttgtttaacaTTAGCCCCcatacacagaaaataaaggGACTTTTGTATGATACATAGGCTGTACTAAAAAGGGTAATCATTGTAAACATTCCAGTAAAATGTCTCAAATCACTGTCATGTATTGTAAATAAATCATATGCAAATGCAAATTTTGTGTTggattatttcattatataaCCACTGTCACAGACTTTCAACTGACTAAAGGTACAATGTGCTTTTCATTATTGCAGTTCCAATAACTTTCATTAGGTCTCTGATGAATAAGTGCAAGAGAAGAACAAATTAACCAACAACTGGATGATCATAAACCCATCACATTCATTTAGcctatttatatattaaatatgttatGTTCTACATGTAGAGGGGGGGAAACTTCACACTAGCCTTACACATCTCCTTATTTGTGGAATATTTACTTTAAAGAACTATTAATATGGTATTCCTTGTTGAAAGaattaataaagttgtttgaGTAGCTTGACCTAAACCCTACTTCCTGGAGTGTTTTTAAGAATCAAACAAAACTTAGCAATGTACACAATGTGATTCATACCTCGAACATGCTTAAGAGTTTAGTGCTGAAACTAAGCAGAAATAAGATcataaatataagaaaaaagaTAATTCAATCTCACCTCCCTGGAGGCTCAATGAAAGGACAATCATGGTATCAACCTCCAGTACAGCACACAGTCATCTACTGAAATTATGTACAAAGACATTCTCATAAAAATATTCTCATAAATGGTTCTATTGGGAAAACACAATCTTACTGAATGCAGATATGTTTAAGATTCTtgatataattaataaatataaataaacatctgtATAAGGACATTACCTAGTAGCCAAATCTGGTTCAATACGTCTCTTCCCTGGTGTGaggtaatgttttttgtttgtttgtttttgtacacGGTCTCTGCCTCCCTGCTGTTTCTCAGCAGCCCTGCATCTCGTGATAATTGGCGGACAGACGTCTGGGCTCCCAGGTTAATTTTAATCCGTCTAGGGAGCGTCTGTAAGATGAGCGCTTCTCCTGCTGCGCATGAAGGATGCTGCACGCTTCATTTATTCAACCACCTGACTTCCAACCACTGAATCTATCATCAATCAAAAACTGGATATATCTCTATGACCCACACCCTTTCCTTTATTTGCAGTTTGTAGAGCGATTTTATCCGCCCAGAATAACCCACAGACAACTGAAAAAAACCGAGTCTGTATCTACTATAAATCCATGTAACCTACGTAAATTACTCAAGTAGCCTATATAACGCACCGCATTTTATGTGCTGTTTCAATTACCGcaaatcaaaaataatgtctATGGTATTTTCCTGTTAAGCCTCAATTGATGACAAACTAACACTTAAAATGCACAGCAGTACAATAACAGAGAGCACCAATTACAAATTGACGTCGTATTCAAAATTTGTCACAACTCTGTGTTATTTTCGTCGGAAAATGTTGATTCGGCGGCTTGATTTAACACTTAAAGGGCTTTTGTTCTCTATAATCTGCAGAACCAAGCATATCCAGACGTGATCGTGTCCGACAATGGATTCTTCGCCTATGGCTGTGTCCTCTGTTGAACTCTTAGCGGCAACTTCTCCTGGTCCCTCGTTGTGATGCTGTACAGCAGCGGGTGCGCGCAATTACGCAACACCCCCGCCTGTCCTGTGCGCTATAACCGGATCAGCGTCTGTCCTCAGCCTCTCCGGTCCTGCAGCCAACCTGACACCGGCCAGCTCTCAGGTACGACAAAGTACATAAAATAATGCATGTGGGGAGGGAGagtgtattttaaaatgtaaccaGGAGGATAAATTTGCGTTTTGTTTAGCGACTCGGTCTCCACGCAGTGCATTGGGAATATTGTTGTGATGCAGAAACGAGGGCAGGCGGCTGGTAGCGAATACGCATCCAGGCGTCAGTAAGCGGGCAGATGGCAGATGATAGAACATGGCGGAGGGTTAACATTTCTATTAAATCCCTCAGACATTATATTTACCGGTGTACTATTTTTTACGCATTATCCGCGGCTTTATCATCTTTTGTACATTGACGCGCACTGCGGCAGCTGTTGTGACGTTATATATTAGGGATGAGTTGTACGCGCATGTAAATTGTTATCTGCCCTGGCACTGAGTACACCTGATCAAGTCTGGTCAAGATCAAGTAGGGATTCATGTTACAGTTGGATTAAGCTACTGTCCTTTCTGCCTGGTGCAAACTAGATTCAGCTagtatactgtgaaataaatcACCACTCACTCAAAAGAAAACTTTTGTGGTGGATGTGAGTGCTTCTATTCAGGATTATCACTATAACTCTCCTGCACAGTTCACAACAAACAATgtgtcctcttcctctgcattaACCTGTGTGCAGTGCACTGCAGTGTCTGAGAAATGGCTGCTACACTATCAGGAGACAAGACCTGACAAAATGGTGGATTCTGACTTGGAATGAAACGCGTAGTAGAGTCTGGCTGTGAAAAAAGGCACGGTGCTGTGAAACATCAGAGCCTTGTTGTCAGTGCACAGTAGAGCGGAGCGGAGCAGAGCGGTGGGCAGGCTGGATGTGAAAGAGGAGAGCAGGGGTGTGGATGGATAGAGGAATAGAGAGCAGGAGAGGCAGAGGGTTATTGTGCTTGGCGCAGTTCAGTGACCATTGATACCATCCTTAATCTTCTGAGATACACTACTTATGTAAACATCTATTGCCAGATAAGAGCCCTCATGCTCTGTAATTTCAGTTAAACACATCCAGGACTGAGCAGACAGTGCAGTCACTTTGTTTGTGGGCTGAACtaaaaaaagatgaagtcaTGTCTCCCTCCTTGTGCAGAattttaatgtcatttcaaATTCTTTCTGCGCCAGTCACTTGGGGAGGCATTAGCACTCTACTAGTGTTTTTATCCCTAGTGCTGCAATACTTTTTCTGAATCTCCAGCTGCATGATCTAACATAACCTGTTCAGACAGTGTTAAATTGCAAAATGCAAAAGCCACTATACCAccaacaaattatttttttcaacccTCAAAGAATATATGCTCACACAAAACCTTTCAGTGTCCGTAAATCATAATAACAAGGGCATGAAAGGTTTGTTTACTGCCCTGCAAACCATCTGTTTACCCCAATGACTGTAACTTAATACTGGTTTTAGCAGACTGTCTCGTGACATCAACCAGCTCCAGTCACCATGGGAAAGGAGAAACTCCACATCAATATTGTTGTGATCGGACATGTGGACTCTGGCAAGTCCACCACCACGGGCCACCTCATCTACAAGTGCGGGGGTATTGACAAGAGAACCATCGAGAAGTTTGAGAAGGAAGCTGCTGAGGTAAGGAGATACAAGCGGATGCTGAGGATGATGTCTTCTTGAATTAACTAATGTCTTTCCTCAAGATCAGGACTCCCACCCCTCTAACCATAAGATACAAACCATGCTAACTATTAATAAATAGACATAAATAATATGGGACAACGTTGTACAGTCTCATCGTCACCATGACTTAAGAAAGATGTTGATTTTTGTGTCATAAATCATTGGCCACCAGGTTGATGAAGAGATTTAGTCCagtaaaaattagaaaaaagcAGGAatgaacatttattcatttcaccTAATTGACTTGAAACTATTGACTTCgactttaatttttaatgtCCACAACTATGTATCGGCAAAGCAGAATAACCATAGATACCCTGAACATCACACCAAGCTACACATCCCAAAAACACAGCTGAGATTAAAACCCTAACAAGGAAACTGTTGTTAACAAAGGACATTTTAAGAAGGCTTTATATCACTTATTTCTCAGATGGGGAAAGGATCGTTCAAGTATGCCTGGGTGCTGGACAAGTTGAAGGCAGAGAGGGAGCGTGGCATTACCATCGACATCTCACTGTGGAAGTTTGAAACCAGCAAGTACTATGTGACCATCATCGATGCCCCAGGTCACAGGGACTTCATCAAGAACATGATCACTGGGACCTCCCAGGTCTGTAACATGAGGACGCTGTGtgcattacatactgtatggcATGGTTGTTGTTCAGTCATTTAGTTTACATCCCTATCTTAAGCTGTGTGTCCCGAGTGTTAAAGTAAAACAAGTAGCAACAAGTTTATTCATCAGTTAATGTTGAAGAGTATACGTTCTTATTGCATTTCAAGCTGGTAACATTTGGTATAATAAAGATTTTGATCAAATTAGTTACTTTTAATTGTTGAGGACATGACACATCTTGATTTACTAATTCTACTGAAATTACACAAACTTTGAATACTAATGTAATGTGTGAAATGGTCAAAGCTGCTGTGCATCTACAGTACTTATGTTTTATCCATTGCATTTTCAGGCTGATTGTGCTGTGCTGATTGTAGCAGCCGGTGTGGGAGAGTTCGAGGCAGGTATTTCCAAGAATGGACAGACTCGTGAGCACGCCCTCCTGGCCTACACTCTGGGAGTAAAGCAGCTCATTGTAGGCATCAACAAGATGGACTCCACTGAGCCAAACTACAGCCAGAAGCGATATGAGGAAATAGTGAAGGAAGTGAGCACCTACATCAAGAAGATTGGCTACAATCCGGACACCGTTGCCTTTGTGCCCATATCAGGCTGGAATGGAGACAACATGCTTGAGCCCAGCCCCAACGTAAGTAGATCACAAAGACTAGTAATGAAAATTCTACAAGGATTATTACAACGTACGTAGCCTTTAATTTGAATACTAATTTTATATGGCTGTTGCCAGGGATAGAAACTGTAGTTCAAAGGCTAACCGGTTGCTGTGACTGACTGTCGgttggtcaaaaaaaaaaaaaaaaaaaaaaagtcacaccATTCATAGAAATTGAATAATCCTTTTTCCCTTTCTCTTGCAATTATCATAGAAGTGCCCTTGTGCCAGGTACCTCAAGAAACTCTCTAACTTTGGTTGAACAGGCACTGCTGTGGCCATGCTAAAATGTAGTGCAACAGTTGCAAAGGTATAGAGTCAGAAGACTGACTCAGAaatgtcagttacacagcaaTATCTTGCTTAAAACTGCTAACATTAACCACCACAAGCTACTGGTCACACCTGACCAAGTACAGCTGTAGCAGTAAAACCTCTCAATTTATTGACTTGAGTTAGAGTGAGTCTTATGTGGCTGATGAATTCAACTTCTCATTTGTTAGAAGActattattttatctattttttttttttcatttcaaaagtttcatAGTCTCacttaaataacaaaaattgaGCTGATGGAGCTTGTTGGTCAACAGTAGTTACCTGAAAATGTACTGCAGCTCAAAAGAATCCAATCAGTTGTTCAATGTAATGTAAACGTAgtttaaaatgtacattattttcTCTTCTAGATGACGTGGTTTAAGGGCTGGAAGATCAATAGGAAGGAAGGCAATGCATCAGGGACTACACTACTGGAAGCTCTGGACGCCATCCAGCCCCCCACCCGTCCAACAGACAAACCTCTTCGTCTGCCCCTGCAAGATGTCTACAAGATAGGAGGCATGTAAACATTGACTAAGAAACTGATAAAACTTTGGGGAATAAGAGAGAGTGTTATTGGGATATAATCCCTCATGACATTGCACAACAAACACCTCTTGACCAGGGCATTTATGATCCCCTATAGGCATGTTTTACAACATACTAAAACACTGTGTTTTGAATAGTTAAATTTAGTCATTCTTAAAAATACAGTAgtctttctccctcattgagAAATCAAGAAGcttataaatatgcaaatgtttttcatttctgctGCTGGGTGcaagatgtctcttacttcactgaaaagGCAATTCTCAAGAGTATGTGCACTAGAGGCTTCAAATTTCTCATTGGACCACAAGTGGTTCCAAACTAGTTTTGATGTCATAAAATCATCTTAAaacttaaactcagatttaaggtgaatacagaaaaactttcccccttcagcagatgaatgtgaaaagagccttccagtgtcaaactctacaAATTCTACAGTTAAGGTCAAATATCCAAGTGAGGACTATAACTATTTTGATGTTCTTTATTATATGTTCTGTGTTGAACATCACCTCCTCAGGTATTGGAACAGTGCCTGTAGGCCGTGTGGAAACGGGAATCCTAAAACCTGGCATGGTGGTAACCTTTGCCCCCGTCAATGTGACCACTGAGGTGAAGTCTGTGGAGATGCACCATGAGGCACTGACAGAGGCCCTCCCTGGTGACAACGTGGGCTTTAATGTTAAGAACGTGTCTGTCAAGGACATTCGCCGTGGTAACGTGGCTGGTGACAGCAAGAATGACCCACCGCAGGAAGCAGCCAACTTCACTGCTCAGGTAGGCATTGCAAGGGATTTATTAATAGAAATGAAACATGAGCATGACTAAACACATTCAGTTCTTTCTTATGTCAGATCTGTTCATAGtcttgaaaaatatttgttgttatgaAGCATCAAAATAGATTTTATatcaagaaaaaacatattttaatattaccTCAGCGACATCAACAAATAGGTCATTATGCTATATTTGACAAAATTTCTACTGCACCACACTCCCAGTGCGTTTGACAGTGTCAAAATAAGACAATCACAGCAATGAACAGTTCAGTCTTTGCAGTGAACTTTGTTGACAGGAAGGAAATAATCTCTCTATTAATAGGTCATCCATGTTGACCCTTTGCTTTGTAGGTGATCATCCTTAATCACCCAGGCCAGATCAGTGCTGGTTATGCTCCTGTGCTGGACTGTCACACTGCTCACATCGCCTGCAAGTTCGCAGAGCTCAAGGAAAAGATTGACCGCCGCTCTGGCAAGAAGCTGGAGGACAACCCCAAATCCCTCAAGTCTGGAGATGCTGCCATTGTGGATATGATTCCTGGCAAGCCCATGTGTGTTGAGAGCTTCTCTGAGTACCCTCCACTGGGTAAGTTCACATGTGGGACATGTGGGATTTTAACAGCCTCCAACAACTCATTAATACTTTAAATCCCCATCAAATGTATTGCATCTCCACTGTTAATGCCACAATCATCTAAAATCTTCATCTATACTTCACTTTGTAGGTCGTTTTGCAGTGCGCGACATGCGTCAGACTGTGGCCGTCGGTGTGATCAAGGGCGTGGAGAAGAAGGTCTCCACCACTGGTAAAGTTACCAAGTCCGCCCAGAAGGCCCAGAGGAACAAATGAATGTTGTGCTACTCTGCCGACCCCAAGGTCTCCCAGGGCAGGACATCGGTCATCCAACTCCATCCTACAATTGGCTGCTTCAACTTAATAATCAAAGACTGGTTAATCATCACAATGCATCGCAAAAGCATTCGAAGGAAAGAAGCACACTTAGTACACTTTAGTCCTTGAGGCGGCACTCCTGACTTCATTTCAGTGGTTAGATTACCATT
This genomic stretch from Thunnus albacares chromosome 14, fThuAlb1.1, whole genome shotgun sequence harbors:
- the eef1a1a gene encoding elongation factor 1-alpha 1a; translation: MGKEKLHINIVVIGHVDSGKSTTTGHLIYKCGGIDKRTIEKFEKEAAEMGKGSFKYAWVLDKLKAERERGITIDISLWKFETSKYYVTIIDAPGHRDFIKNMITGTSQADCAVLIVAAGVGEFEAGISKNGQTREHALLAYTLGVKQLIVGINKMDSTEPNYSQKRYEEIVKEVSTYIKKIGYNPDTVAFVPISGWNGDNMLEPSPNMTWFKGWKINRKEGNASGTTLLEALDAIQPPTRPTDKPLRLPLQDVYKIGGIGTVPVGRVETGILKPGMVVTFAPVNVTTEVKSVEMHHEALTEALPGDNVGFNVKNVSVKDIRRGNVAGDSKNDPPQEAANFTAQVIILNHPGQISAGYAPVLDCHTAHIACKFAELKEKIDRRSGKKLEDNPKSLKSGDAAIVDMIPGKPMCVESFSEYPPLGRFAVRDMRQTVAVGVIKGVEKKVSTTGKVTKSAQKAQRNK